The genomic segment CCGGGCGAGGGACAGGACCTCGGAGGCGTTGCCCCGCACCACCGAGACCCGCACCTCACGGGTGAGCCGCCGGGCCGCTTCGGTGCGCAGCCGGGTCACGCCCGAGCCCACGGGGTCGAGCACCACCGGAATGCCCCGGTGGTTGGCCGCCCTACCCGCCTGGGCCATGGCGTCCACCCACGAGGGGGACAGCGTGCCGATGTTGAGCACCAGGGCCCCGGCGAAGGCCACCATCTCCTCCACCTCCTCGGGGGCGTGGGCCATCACCGGCGCCGCGCCGCAGGCGAGCAGCGCGTTGGCGGTGACGTTCATCACCACGAAGTTGGTGATGTTGTGGACCAGCGGGCGCTGGGCCCTGAGCTTTTCCAGGTGTTCGGCGGCGCGCTGCGCCAGTCGCGGATCGGTCACGGACTGCCTCTCTCCTCTCCCCCTCGTCAGCTCGTGGTGAACTCCAACGCCTCGAGGAGCCGGCGCGTGGCCTCGGCCGGATCCTCCTGGCAGCACACGGCCGAGATGACAGCCACCCCGTGGGCCCCTGCGCGCACGACGTCGGGCGCGTTGTCGATCCCGATACCCCCGATGGCCACCACCGGAACCGGCACCGCCGCGGCCACCTCCCGCAGGAGGCCAAGCCCCCGGGCGGGCGCCGCGTCGGCCTTGGAGCCGGTGGGGTACACGGGCCCGAAGCCCACGTAGTCGGCGCCCTCCTCCACGCACCGGCGGGCCTCCTCCAGGGTCGTGGCCGAGCCCCCGATGATCCGGTGCTCCCCCAGGAGCCTTCGGGCCAGGGCAAGGGGGAAGTCGCTCTGGCCCAGGTGCACCCCGTCGGCCTCGGCGGCCAGCGCCACGTCCACCCGGTCGTTGACGAGGAAGACCGCGCCGGCCCCCCGGCACAGGGCCGCCATCTCCCGGGCCACCCCGATGAGCTCCCGGGTGCTCCCCCCCTTCTCCCGAAACTGCACCGCCTCGGCGCCGCCGGCCAGGGCCCGACGGGCGAGCTCCACGTGGGAGAACCGCGCCTGGAGCACCACGTCGGTGAGCACGTGTACCCTTCCAACCCGTTTGCACCTGTCGCCCGTGGTCATGCCCGCTCCTGCCTCCAGCCCCGTTCCCGGGTGGGGTGCCCGGAAGGTCCATTTTATGCGTACCGGACCCTGGTGGGTAGGGGTCACGCTCCTGCCTCCGGGCCTCTCTGGCGTCGCCGGGCCGGCTCTGCTACGGTACGCAGGTGCCTCGAACCCTCTTCTGCCGCGGAACGATGATCCGAATCCGTTGCCTTTCGCTCCTCTTCCTGATCCCCTGCCTCCTGGTCGCGTGCACCCCCTCCGGCACGGGTTCCCGATCGGGGGCCGAGCCGCCGCCCACCGCGGCGGTCGAGGCCGGGGACTTCGTCATCGCCGTCTCGGCCACGGGCAAGGTGCAGCCCGAGTCCGAGGTGGAGGTGAAGAGCAAGGCCTCGGGCGAGATCGTGGAGTTCCCTTTCCAGGCGGGGGACCTGGTGCGCGCGGGGGACCTCCTGGTGGCCCTGGACCCGGTGGACGAGGAGCGCAATCGGGAGCGCCAGCGGATCGAGCTCGCCGCGACCGAGGCCCGCCTCGCGGCGGCCCGCGCGGCGCTGCGGGTGGCCGAGGCCGAGCGCGCCCTGGCCGAGCGCGATGCCGCAGCGGCTGGGGCCGAGGCCCGGGCCCGCCTGGCGGAGGCGCTGGCTCGGCTCGCCCGGGACGAAGGACTCCTGGCCGCCGGAGTAGTGAGCCGAGAGGAGGCCGAAGCCAGTTCCACCCGGGCCGCCGAAGCCCGGGCGGCCGTGGAACGTACCGAGGCGGCGGCCGAGCGGGCCCGCGCCCGGGGCGACGACGTGGAGCGCGCGGCCCAGGAGGTGCGCCGAGCCGAGGCGGACCTGGGGGCTTCCCTCCTGAGCCTCCAGGAAGCCGAGCGGCGGCTCGCGGATACCCGCATCCTCTCCCCGCTGAACGGCGTGGTGACCGAGACCCTGGTGGAGGCCGGGCAGGTGGTCTCCTCGGCCCTGACCAACGTGGGCGGGGGAACGGCGCTCCTCAAGATCGCCAACCTCTCGCGCCTCTACGTGCTCCTGGCGGTGGACGAGGTGGACATCGGCCAGGTGCGCCTGGGCCAGGAGGCCCGGATCCGCCCCGACGCCTTCCGGGACGCCGTGCTGGGGGGCCGGGTGGTGCAGATCTCCCCCGTGGGCCGGGAGGAACAGAAGGTGGTCCTCTTCGACGTGAAGGTCTCGGTGGAGGGCGACGGGACCGAGGAACCCCAGAAGAAGGCCGCCGCCCTCCTACGCCCGGGGATGACCGCCGACGTGGAGGTGGAGGTGGCCCGGTCGGCCGGCACCCTGTGGATCCCCCGGGAGGCGCTGGACCCGTCGGGCGCCCGGGTGCGGGTGGCGGGGGAAGGCGCGGAGCCCGAGGAGCGCACGGTGGAGACGGGCCTGCGCGACGCCCACCGGGTGGAGATCCGTTCCGGGCTCGCGGCCGGGGAGCGGGTGGTCCTCCTGGGCCCGGCCACCCCCAGCGCCTGGCGGCGCGACGCGGCACCCACGGCCGACCGGGGCCGCGCCCGGGCGAGCTTCTTCTGGCGCCTGGGGCGCAGGTAGGGCGGTGGGCGCGCTCATCGAGTGCACGGATCTGCGCAAGGTGTTCCACCTGGGGGACCAGGCGGTGCGGGCCCTGGACGGGGTGTCGTTTCGCATCGACGAGGGGGAGAAGGTGGCGGTGGTGGGCGCCTCGGGCAGCGGCAAGTCCACGCTGCTCCAGATCCTGGGGTGCCTCGAGGCCCCCGACGGCGGGTCCTACCGCCTGGACGGCCGCGACGTGGCCGGCCTCGACGAGGACGCCCTGGCCGCGGTGCGAAACCGCAAGATCGGGTTCGTCTTCCAGACCTTCAACCTCCTGCCCCGAGCCACGGCCCTGGAAAACGTGGAGCTGCCCCTGCTCTATGCGGGGGGGCTGCGCAGCCGCGAGATCCGCGATCAGGCTCTGCAAACTCTGGAGCGGATGGGCCTCTCGGACCGCCTGCGCCACCTGCCCCAGCAGCTCTCGGGGGGCCAGCGGCAGCGGGTCGCCATCGCCCGGGCCCTGGTGACCGAGCCCCGCATACTGCTCGCCGACGAGCCCACGGGAAACCTGGACTCCCGCACGGGAGAGGAGATCCTGGACCTCTTCGACGAGCTCAACGGCCAGGGGCGCACCCTGATCGTCGTCACCCACGATCCGGGCGTGGCCGGGCGGTGCCGGCGCCGCCTGGTCATGCGCGACGGGCGGCTCCAGGAGGCCTGATGCTCTGGTGGACCGTGGTGAAGCTCGCCCTCAAGAGCCTCGCGGCCTCGAAGCTGCGCTCCACCCTCACCATGCTGGGGGTGGTGATCGGGGTGGCGGCTGTGCTGGCCATGCTCGCCATCGGGGAGGGGGCGCGCCTGGAGGTGACCGAGTCGGTGCGCCAGTGGGGCACCAACGTGCTCACCATCCGGCCCGGTACCCGGGGCCTCGGGGGGGTGCGCACCGACGCCCTGCAGCGGCTCACCGTGGGCGACGCCGAGGCCCTCCTGGCCGAGGTGCGCCAGGCCGTGGCGGTCACCCCCGAGGTCACGGGCACGGTCCAGGCCAAGTACGAGAACCGCAACTCCCGCACCACGGTGCGCGGGGTGTCCGACGCCTACTTCGACCTGCGCAACTTCCCCCTGCGCAGCGGCAGCCCCTTCGACGCCGACGACGAGCGCCGCATGGCCCGGGTGGCGGTGCTGGGCCCCAAGGTGGTGGAGGACCTCTACGGGGACCGGGAGATGAACCCCGTGGGCACGGCGGTCAAGATTCAGGGCGACACTTTTACCGTGCTCGGCGTCTTCCGGGAGCGGGGGGACCAGGGCTGGTTCAACCCCGACGACCAGATCCTCATCCCCTACACCACGGCCATGAAGCGCCTGCTGGGGGTGGACAGCCTGCGGGCCATCTACGTGCAGGTCTCGGACGAGGGGGCGCTGGACGACGCCCAGGAGGGGATCCGGCAGGTGCTGCGCGCGCGCCACGGGCTGCGCGCGGGCGCCCCGGATGACTTCTACATCCAGAGCTCCACCGAGTTCCTCCAGACCCTCGAAGGGGTGAGCCGCACCTTCACGACCCTGCTGGCGAGCGTGGCGGGGGTGAGCCTGCTGGTGGGGGGGATCGGCATCATGAACATCATGCTCGTGGCCGTGACGGAGCGCACCCGGGAGATCGGGGTGCGCAAGGCCGTGGGCGCGCGCCGGCGCGACATCCTGCGCCAGTTCCTGGTGGAGAGCCTGGTCCTGAGCGCGGCGGGGGGGCTCCTGGGCCTGGGCCTCGGGTTGGCCATCACCCTCCTGGTGGACCGCTCGGGGGCCTTCCGCACCGTCATCACCCCCGGGGCCCCGGCCCTTGCCGTGGGCTTCGCCCTGGGGGTAGGGGTCTTCTTCGGCTACTACCCGGCCCGCAAGGCCGCCCGGCTTCACCCCGTGGAGGCGCTCCGGTATGAGTGACGCGTCGCGGCCGGCCTGCCGGCGAGCCCTGGGCATCTCCCTCCCGGGCCTGGTCCTGGCCGCGGCCCTGGGCGGTGCTTCGCCGCCTCGGCCCGCCGGGGCCGAGAGCCTGCCGCTGACCCTGCCGGGGGCGCTCCTGCTGGCCCTGGAGCGCAGCCCGGAGCTTCGGGTGGAGCGGCTCACGGCCGAGGCCCAGGCCACCCTGGCCGAGGAAGCCCGGGCCGCCTTCGACCCCAGCGTCTCCGCCTCCGTGAGCCACGGGGAGTCGCGCCAGCCCACGAGCGCGCGCCAGAGCGCCCTGGAGGTGCCGGGAGCGGGGGTGCGCCGGGGCCGCGACGACCAGGCGGCGGTCGAGCTCGTCCAGCCGCTTCCCACCGGGACCGAGCTCACCGTGGGGGCCGACTCCGCCCGCAACCGGACCAACTTCTCCCCCGAGGAGTATGGCTCGCGCCTCGCCCTGGGGGTGACCCAGCCGCTCCTGCGGGGGCTCCGCCCCGAGGCCAACCTGGCGGGAGTGCGTCGGGCCGAAAACCAGGAGATCGCCGGCCAGTACGCCTTCCACGCCGCGGTGGAGGGGTTCGTCGCCGGGATCGAGGGAGCGTACTGGGACCTGGCCTTCGCCCGGCGGGCCCTGGAGGTGCGCCGCCAGTCCCTCGACGCGAGCCGGCGGCTCCTGGCCGACACCGAGACCCTGGTGGCCGCGGGGCGCCGCCCGACGGTCGAGCTCGCCGCGGCCCGGGCTGAGGTGGCGGCCCGGGAGGAATCCCTGGAGGACGCCCGGGGCGCCCTGGAGGCTGCCCGCCTCGACCTGGTGCGCCGGCTGGGCCCGGGACGCGACCTGCCCTGGGGCGCGCAGCTCGAACCCGTGGACGAGCCGGAGCCGCCGGCAGCTCCCGGAGACCCGGCCCCCTGGGTCCAGCACGCCTTGCTGCGCCGGCCCGACCTGATGCAGGCCCGCCTGGAGCTGGCCAACGGGGAGCTCGACGTGGTGGAGACCCGCGACGGCCTGCTGCCCCGGCTGGATTTCTTCGCCTCCTATGCCCGCAGCGGGCGCGACACGAGTCTCGGGGGCACCTGGTCCCAGGTGACCGAGAAGAACTACGACGACTGGCGGGTGGGTCTCACCTGGCAGCACACCCTGGGGCGCCGCGCCGAGGGCGCGCGGGCGCGGCGGGCGGAGTTTTCACGGCAGCGGGCGCAAGCCGCCGTGGAAAACCTCGCGCTCGTCATCCAGGCGCAGGTGCGCCGCGCGGCGGTGGACCTCGACCGCCTGCGGCGCAAGGTGGAGCTGGCCGGGGTGACCGCCCGGGCCCGGGCCGAGGAGACCGAGGGAGAGCGCGCCCGGTTCGACGCCGGCCGCGCCACCGCCTCCGACGTCCTCCAGGCGGAGAGCCGCCAGCGGGAGGCCGAGCTCAACTGGCACCGCGCCCGCAGCGACGCCCGCCAGGCCGAGACCGAGTTCCTCCGGGTTCAGGGCCGCCTCACCGAAGCAAGGGGCATCCACCTGTTCTGACCTCGAATCGGCCTCCCCGCGCGCCCCCATGTCTCGGGGCAGACCTGCCGTGAGAAGATCTCGGCCAGTGCCGGTTTGGAGATCATCCCTCTCCCCGGAATCCCACCATCCCGGTCAGCCCCCCACCTCGATCCGCTCCTCCCCCGATTCGAGTCCGACGAACAGGGCGAGGTAGTCACGCACCAGGCGGGTGATCAGGTAGTTTTCTCGGACGAAGCGCCGCGCCCTCTCTCCCATGTCCTTGCGCACGTCGTCGCGGTGGAGCAGATAGCGGATCCGAAGCGCCGCGCCTTCCGGGGTTCGCACCAGGAAGCCCGTGAAGTGGTTGACGACTTGCAGCCGGATCCCCCCGGTGTCGCCCCCGATCACCGGTTTTCCCTTCCACATGGCCTCCGTCACGGTGAGCCCGAATCCCTCCCGCAAGGACTTCTGGAGCACCACGTCCGCGGTTCGCTGCAAGGCGTTCACGGTCTCGTGGGCGTCGTTGGGAAGGAGCAGCACATGGAGGTGCGGGTCACCCTCGGCCGCCTGCCGCACCTCGGTCAGCATCGCCATCCCTTCGGGATCGTCGTCGGCCCCTCCCCCGGCCAGGACGAGCTGCAAAGGCGTGAGGCGCTTCACCAGGCGGTACGCCTCGATCACCCCCAGGGGGTCCTTGAACCGGTCGTATCGGGAGACCTGGAGCACGAGGGGAAGGTCCGGGTCCAGCCCGAGTGTCTCTCGCACGGCGCGGACCTCCGACTCCGAGAGCTCCCGGTTCTTGGGGCTCAGGGGGTCGATGCTCGGGGGGATGAGGTACTGGGGGTGGGGCAGAGCCCGGGCGAACTCGGCCAGGGAGAAGATGCTCGCGTCGTAGGGCTCGACCCAGGGGCGCAGGTACCGCCATACCCTCCGGTCGGGGTGGCTGGCGTCGATGTGGCATCGCCAGACCCACTTCCCCCGGCGGTTGGGGCAGTGGGTGATCAGCGGCGCCGGTTGGGGATCGTGGATGACGACGAAGTCCGCCTCTTCGAGCACGGCCCGCAGGGCCTCGGCGTTGCGGGCGTTGGTCTTCTCGTACGCGCGAAGGAGCGCGTCGGCCAAGACGACCTGCTCTCCCTGGAGGCCGTTGTGGAAGCCCTTGGTACAGCGGTAGAAATCCTCGTCCCCCTCGATCACCTCCCAGCGGGCCTCGAGCCCCACCGCCTGCATCAGGGGCACGAGCTTGTGGAGGATCTCCGCCACCCCCCCTCCCTCCCGGGTGGAATTGACGTGGACCACCCGGGCGCCGGCCAGGGGAGCGGCGAGCTGGCACAAGTAGTCCACCGCGTCGTGCCCTGCCACCTGAGCATACTGCTCCAGCAACTCGTGCACCGGTCACCTCCCCAGGTGGGTTCGGAAGAGCTCGGCCAGGAGATAGCGCACCTCCTTCAGGGAGGAGAAGTAGGGGTCGAGGGCCGCGATCCGCGCCAACAGCGGCCGGTACGACTCCCCGAACCCCGAGAGCCACGCCGAGAAGTCGTCCCGCCGCCCCTGTGTACGCCGTCGCGCGTCGATGAAGTGGTAGTAAACGCTTCCGGTGGGCAAGCTCGGGAGGACCCCCACGAGATCTTCGGGGGTCCCGATCGAGACACCTGTGTCGAAGATGACCACCCGAGCCTGGAGAAAGTGAAACTGCTGGTCCGCCCGCGCCCCTGGGCTCCACTCGCTCTCGTCCAGCCGCTGCTCCAAGATCTCCACGACCTCCTCCCGAAGCTGCTCCAGGTTCTCGAACTCGGAGGGATTGGCCATGCTCAGCCGTTCGGCCAGGGGCTTCTCGTGAAGTGCGTGATAGGCCCAGGACGCAAAATCGTTCGTGTACTCCGGCTCGTCCAGTCGAGGCCGCAGCAGCCTCCCCCAGAAGTGATGATACAGGCTGTTCCCCTCCACGGAGAGCAGACCGTCCCGGAGCTCCTTGAGGGTCTGGGCGCGCACGCCGGTGGCGACACTGAGAAGCGCGCAGTCCTTGACCCGGAAGACCTCGGGCCGGCTTTCGGAACCAGCAGTACTCATGAACGGCTCCTCCCTGTGGTCGGGGTGCCCGAACGTACCATCTTCGCGGTGACTGGCAAACCAGGGGATCAGCCCAGAACCAACCACCTCATCTAGGGGCGGGGTCCGGGAGCCCCGGAGCGTAGTCCCGTACCGCATCGACTGATCCGCCCCAGTCCATGGAAACCGGTGAGGCCAGGCACACCGGTTCCGCGAGGGACCCCTCCTCCAATTGCCGCGGATTGCGGGGTCGCTCCCGCCCCTCCTGGGCTCCGCGACACTCGCCCTTCCTGGCCAGCGGCGGAGCGCAGGGGCTCCCGGACCCCGCTTACCACCCAGGCGGTGGATCGCGGCAGCCCTGATCCGCCAACTCCACGGGGAGCAGGACCGCCGCCCCCTGCCGGCAACCGATGGGCCGCGGGGAGATGACGGACCCATTTCCTGGCCACCCCGGCGAACAGTGATAGACTCCCGCGAATGTTACCCACCGGACCCCGCTTCGGACCTCTCTGATGAAGGACAGGCTTTCGGCGCTCGACCTCTCCGCCTGGTGGGAGGTCCTCCTCTCGACGGGCGTGCTGCTCTTCGCGATCGCCGCAGGACTGGTGGCCCACCGATTCCTCGTTCGGATCGTCGGCCGATGGGCGGTGCGTACCCCGTTCTTCCCCGACGACCTCCTGGGCACCTACTGGAATCGCCCCACCCGGCTGCTCCTGCCCCTGGTGCTGGTCCTGGTATTCCTACCCTCCCTCGCCCTGCCTGCCGCCCTCGACGCCCTGTTCCGGCACGCCCTCAGCCTGGGCTTCATCGCGTCCCTGAGCTGGCTCGCGATCGCGACGGCCTCCGCCTTGCGGGACGCGGTGCTGGCCCGCTACGACATTACCACTCGGGACAACCTCAAGGCTCGCGCGGTGTACACCCAGCTCCAGGTCGTGCACCGGATCGCGGTGGCCGTGATCCTGATCGTGGGAATTTCCTCCGGTCTCATGACTTTCGACAGGATACGCCAGGTGGGGGTGAGCATCCTGGCCTCGGCTGGGATCCTGGGCGTCATCCTGGGTTTCGCGGCACAGAAGAGCATCGCTACCATGTTCGCGGGGATCCAGATTGCCATCACCCAGCCCATCCGGCTCGACGACGTCGTCATCGTGGAGGGGGAGTGGGGCCGCATCGAGGAGATCACCCTCACCTACGTGGTCGTGCGCATCTGGGACCTGCGCCGCCTGGTGGTCCCCATTACCCACTTCATCGAGAAGCCCTTTCAGAACTGGACCCGAATCTCGGCCGACCTGCTGGGGACCGTGTTCCTCCATGCGGACTACCGCGTCCCGGTGGACGCGGTCCGCCAGGAGCTCCACCGGATCCTGCAGGAGTCGCCGGAGTGGGACGGCAAGGCCTGGGGCCTCCAGGTGACCAACGCCACCGAGCGCACCGTGGAGCTGCGGGCCCTGATGAGCGCGCCGGACTCGGGGGCCGCCTGGAACCTGCGGTGCGCCGTGCGCGAGAAGCTCCTGGCCTTCCTCCGGGAGCACCACCCGGAAAGCTTGCCTCGGGTCCGTGCCGAGGTGGAGCGGCCCCGCCGGACTTCGCCCGGCGAGGGCGATCGGTTCCCGTTCCGGGCGGGGGCGCCCGAGCCGGGCAACCCGGAGGAGGAGACGGTATGACGCAAGCGCGCAGGAGAAGGCTCCCGGAGGAGGGACGCCGGCGAGTGGTCATCGAGGCCGTGCGGCCCGAGCTCGACGGCGGAAGGTTTCCGGTGAAGCGGGTGGTGGGGGAACCCCTCGCCGTCCGCGCCGATGTCTTCTCCGACGGCCACGATCGGGTCGGGGGCGTGCTCCGGTACCGGAAGACCGGCCGGGAGACGTGGGAAGAGGAGACACTGAAGCCCCTCGGGAACGACCGCTGGGAGGCCCGCTTCACGCCGGAAGAGGTGGGGCGCTACGAGTACGGCGTGGTGGCCTGGGCCGACCGGTTCGCCACCTGGCAGGAGGACTTGCGCAAGAAGGCCGCCGCGGGCCAGGAGGTGGCGGTGGACCTGCGAATCGGGGCCGCCCTGGTGGCGGCCGCGGCCTCCCGGGCCCGCGGGACCCCCGACGGCGAGCGGCTCGAGCACCTCTCTCGGGAGCTCGAGGGGGCTTCCGACCCCGAGGCCGCGGTTT from the Thermodesulfobacteriota bacterium genome contains:
- the thiM gene encoding hydroxyethylthiazole kinase, whose protein sequence is MTDPRLAQRAAEHLEKLRAQRPLVHNITNFVVMNVTANALLACGAAPVMAHAPEEVEEMVAFAGALVLNIGTLSPSWVDAMAQAGRAANHRGIPVVLDPVGSGVTRLRTEAARRLTREVRVSVVRGNASEVLSLARAGAGGKGVDTAHGVDQAAEDAMGLARELGVTVAITGPVDFVTDGRRACRVHNGHPLMARVTGTGCTATALMGAFLAVAEDPWEAAAGALAYFGAAGELAARGAAGPGSFQVNLIDSLAAIDGARLAAMAKIEVVGG
- the thiE gene encoding thiamine phosphate synthase, coding for MTTGDRCKRVGRVHVLTDVVLQARFSHVELARRALAGGAEAVQFREKGGSTRELIGVAREMAALCRGAGAVFLVNDRVDVALAAEADGVHLGQSDFPLALARRLLGEHRIIGGSATTLEEARRCVEEGADYVGFGPVYPTGSKADAAPARGLGLLREVAAAVPVPVVAIGGIGIDNAPDVVRAGAHGVAVISAVCCQEDPAEATRRLLEALEFTTS
- a CDS encoding efflux RND transporter periplasmic adaptor subunit, translated to MIRIRCLSLLFLIPCLLVACTPSGTGSRSGAEPPPTAAVEAGDFVIAVSATGKVQPESEVEVKSKASGEIVEFPFQAGDLVRAGDLLVALDPVDEERNRERQRIELAATEARLAAARAALRVAEAERALAERDAAAAGAEARARLAEALARLARDEGLLAAGVVSREEAEASSTRAAEARAAVERTEAAAERARARGDDVERAAQEVRRAEADLGASLLSLQEAERRLADTRILSPLNGVVTETLVEAGQVVSSALTNVGGGTALLKIANLSRLYVLLAVDEVDIGQVRLGQEARIRPDAFRDAVLGGRVVQISPVGREEQKVVLFDVKVSVEGDGTEEPQKKAAALLRPGMTADVEVEVARSAGTLWIPREALDPSGARVRVAGEGAEPEERTVETGLRDAHRVEIRSGLAAGERVVLLGPATPSAWRRDAAPTADRGRARASFFWRLGRR
- a CDS encoding ABC transporter ATP-binding protein → MGALIECTDLRKVFHLGDQAVRALDGVSFRIDEGEKVAVVGASGSGKSTLLQILGCLEAPDGGSYRLDGRDVAGLDEDALAAVRNRKIGFVFQTFNLLPRATALENVELPLLYAGGLRSREIRDQALQTLERMGLSDRLRHLPQQLSGGQRQRVAIARALVTEPRILLADEPTGNLDSRTGEEILDLFDELNGQGRTLIVVTHDPGVAGRCRRRLVMRDGRLQEA
- a CDS encoding ABC transporter permease produces the protein MLWWTVVKLALKSLAASKLRSTLTMLGVVIGVAAVLAMLAIGEGARLEVTESVRQWGTNVLTIRPGTRGLGGVRTDALQRLTVGDAEALLAEVRQAVAVTPEVTGTVQAKYENRNSRTTVRGVSDAYFDLRNFPLRSGSPFDADDERRMARVAVLGPKVVEDLYGDREMNPVGTAVKIQGDTFTVLGVFRERGDQGWFNPDDQILIPYTTAMKRLLGVDSLRAIYVQVSDEGALDDAQEGIRQVLRARHGLRAGAPDDFYIQSSTEFLQTLEGVSRTFTTLLASVAGVSLLVGGIGIMNIMLVAVTERTREIGVRKAVGARRRDILRQFLVESLVLSAAGGLLGLGLGLAITLLVDRSGAFRTVITPGAPALAVGFALGVGVFFGYYPARKAARLHPVEALRYE
- a CDS encoding TolC family protein produces the protein MSDASRPACRRALGISLPGLVLAAALGGASPPRPAGAESLPLTLPGALLLALERSPELRVERLTAEAQATLAEEARAAFDPSVSASVSHGESRQPTSARQSALEVPGAGVRRGRDDQAAVELVQPLPTGTELTVGADSARNRTNFSPEEYGSRLALGVTQPLLRGLRPEANLAGVRRAENQEIAGQYAFHAAVEGFVAGIEGAYWDLAFARRALEVRRQSLDASRRLLADTETLVAAGRRPTVELAAARAEVAAREESLEDARGALEAARLDLVRRLGPGRDLPWGAQLEPVDEPEPPAAPGDPAPWVQHALLRRPDLMQARLELANGELDVVETRDGLLPRLDFFASYARSGRDTSLGGTWSQVTEKNYDDWRVGLTWQHTLGRRAEGARARRAEFSRQRAQAAVENLALVIQAQVRRAAVDLDRLRRKVELAGVTARARAEETEGERARFDAGRATASDVLQAESRQREAELNWHRARSDARQAETEFLRVQGRLTEARGIHLF
- a CDS encoding glycosyltransferase produces the protein MHELLEQYAQVAGHDAVDYLCQLAAPLAGARVVHVNSTREGGGVAEILHKLVPLMQAVGLEARWEVIEGDEDFYRCTKGFHNGLQGEQVVLADALLRAYEKTNARNAEALRAVLEEADFVVIHDPQPAPLITHCPNRRGKWVWRCHIDASHPDRRVWRYLRPWVEPYDASIFSLAEFARALPHPQYLIPPSIDPLSPKNRELSESEVRAVRETLGLDPDLPLVLQVSRYDRFKDPLGVIEAYRLVKRLTPLQLVLAGGGADDDPEGMAMLTEVRQAAEGDPHLHVLLLPNDAHETVNALQRTADVVLQKSLREGFGLTVTEAMWKGKPVIGGDTGGIRLQVVNHFTGFLVRTPEGAALRIRYLLHRDDVRKDMGERARRFVRENYLITRLVRDYLALFVGLESGEERIEVGG
- a CDS encoding DUF5752 family protein: MSTAGSESRPEVFRVKDCALLSVATGVRAQTLKELRDGLLSVEGNSLYHHFWGRLLRPRLDEPEYTNDFASWAYHALHEKPLAERLSMANPSEFENLEQLREEVVEILEQRLDESEWSPGARADQQFHFLQARVVIFDTGVSIGTPEDLVGVLPSLPTGSVYYHFIDARRRTQGRRDDFSAWLSGFGESYRPLLARIAALDPYFSSLKEVRYLLAELFRTHLGR
- a CDS encoding mechanosensitive ion channel domain-containing protein; its protein translation is MKDRLSALDLSAWWEVLLSTGVLLFAIAAGLVAHRFLVRIVGRWAVRTPFFPDDLLGTYWNRPTRLLLPLVLVLVFLPSLALPAALDALFRHALSLGFIASLSWLAIATASALRDAVLARYDITTRDNLKARAVYTQLQVVHRIAVAVILIVGISSGLMTFDRIRQVGVSILASAGILGVILGFAAQKSIATMFAGIQIAITQPIRLDDVVIVEGEWGRIEEITLTYVVVRIWDLRRLVVPITHFIEKPFQNWTRISADLLGTVFLHADYRVPVDAVRQELHRILQESPEWDGKAWGLQVTNATERTVELRALMSAPDSGAAWNLRCAVREKLLAFLREHHPESLPRVRAEVERPRRTSPGEGDRFPFRAGAPEPGNPEEETV